From the Solanum lycopersicum chromosome 10, SLM_r2.1 genome, one window contains:
- the LOC138338851 gene encoding uncharacterized protein — translation MHDFLMAEDSELWDIVLDGPFILMSDVKDGEITILIPKTRQQYNEADRKKIEKGYTAKKLLVCGIGSEEFNRIFACESAKEIWDCLRTGHEGTEQVKESKIDMLTTQYENFKMREGETIMTCIPNIHPSQMSYQYEQASQESSSNPS, via the coding sequence ATGCATGATTTCCTCATGGCTGAAGACAGTGAACTATGGGACATTGTCTTAGATGGACCTTTTATTCTAATGTCTGATGTAAAAGATGGCGAAATCACTATACTCATTCCAAAGACTCGGCAACAATATAATGAAGCTGATAGAAAGAAGATTGAAAAGGGATACACAGCAAAGAAGCTGCTTGTTTGTGGTATAGGTTCTGAAGAGTTTAATCGTATCTTTGCTTGTGAATCAGCTAAGGAGATCTGGGATTGCTTAAGAACTGGTcatgaaggaactgaacaagtAAAGGAGTCTAAGATTGACATGCTTACCACTcaatatgaaaacttcaaaaTGAGAGAAGGTGAAACCATCATGACATGTATACCAAACATTCATCCATCACAAATGAGTTATCAGTATGAGCAAGCAAGTCAAGAAAGTTCTTCAAATCCTTCCTAA